A region from the Rufibacter sp. DG15C genome encodes:
- a CDS encoding LLM class flavin-dependent oxidoreductase has translation MANKKLSDIPVSVLDLVPMREGQTPADSFKNTVELAQHVEQWGYQRYWMAEHHNFVGIASSATAVLIGHVAGATSKIRVGSGGIMLPNHAPLVVAEQFGTLESLYPGRIDLGLGRAPGTDQGTSMALRRDLRGTVDEFPNNVVELRDYLGDVDPNAKVRAVPGEGTHVPIWILGSSTFGAQLAGILGMPYAFASHFAPSHLKAALHMYRESFQPIGTLKEPYAIACVNVIAADTYEEALFQSTTLYQSFLNVVRGTGKRMLPPVKSMDGLWDASERYAVQQMLRYSFVGSPVTIEKELQTFLDETQVDEIMVASNIYEPKDRLRSYEILSGFFKKA, from the coding sequence ATGGCGAATAAAAAACTAAGTGATATACCAGTTTCTGTTTTGGATTTGGTGCCCATGCGCGAAGGCCAAACCCCGGCAGACTCTTTTAAAAACACCGTAGAACTGGCCCAGCACGTGGAGCAGTGGGGCTACCAGCGCTACTGGATGGCCGAGCACCACAACTTTGTGGGCATTGCTAGTTCTGCTACGGCAGTCTTGATTGGGCATGTGGCCGGGGCTACTTCCAAAATACGCGTTGGCTCTGGCGGCATCATGCTGCCCAACCACGCGCCCTTGGTAGTAGCCGAGCAGTTCGGGACGCTGGAAAGCCTGTACCCCGGCAGAATAGACTTGGGCTTGGGACGCGCTCCTGGCACCGACCAAGGAACGTCCATGGCCCTGCGGAGAGACCTGCGTGGCACCGTAGACGAATTCCCGAACAACGTAGTGGAGCTGCGCGATTACCTGGGTGACGTAGATCCCAACGCCAAGGTGCGGGCCGTGCCCGGCGAGGGTACGCACGTGCCCATCTGGATATTGGGCTCTAGTACCTTCGGGGCTCAGTTGGCCGGTATTCTGGGCATGCCTTATGCCTTCGCCAGCCATTTCGCGCCCTCTCATTTGAAGGCCGCCCTGCACATGTACCGCGAAAGCTTCCAGCCCATTGGCACCTTGAAAGAGCCTTACGCCATTGCCTGCGTGAACGTGATTGCCGCTGACACATATGAGGAGGCACTGTTCCAATCCACCACTTTGTATCAGTCGTTTCTGAACGTGGTGCGTGGGACCGGCAAGCGCATGCTACCGCCCGTCAAAAGCATGGACGGGTTGTGGGATGCCTCTGAACGCTACGCCGTCCAACAGATGCTGCGCTATTCTTTTGTAGGGAGCCCTGTCACCATTGAGAAAGAACTGCAGACGTTTCTGGATGAGACGCAGGTAGACGAAATCATGGTCGCCTCTAATATTTATGAGCCCAAGGACCGGTTACGGTCTTATGAGATTCTGTCTGGGTTCTTCAAGAAGGCCTAA